In Williamwhitmania sp., the genomic stretch ATTTCATATTCTTGTTGCACTGCTCGAAACTCGAATCGACCTCGATGCTGACATGGTGGAGAGCATTGCGCGAGAAATTTCACAGGTGAGCAAGCGGCTATCGCTCAACACCGATATCGACGAGGAGATCATCCTCACGATCAATCAGTTACAGGAAAACACCATGGTCATCCGCGAGAACATTATCGACAAGCAAAGGGTGCTATCGGGCATTATGAAGAGCGAGCGGTTCCCTTCCGACATCTACCCAAAGCTCTCCATTATGCTCAAGGACGTAAGCTCGCTGATTAACCACACCGACTTTAGCTTCGAGCGTTTGGAGTACTTGCAGAACACTTTCCTTGGGTTAATCAACATTGAGCAGAATAAGATTATTAAGATATTCACCGTGGCATCGGTGGTGTTTATGCCGCCAACCCTCATAGCCAGCGTTTATGGCATGAACTTTAAAACAATTCCGGAGCTCCAGTGGACAGCCGGTTATCCGTTTGCCATTGGCCTCATGATATTTTCATCACTACTTACTCTATACCTATTCCGCCGTAGGAAGTGGCTTTAACTAACACCACCAGGACACACCATGAAAACACTGCTTCACTTAACATTTTCGCTGCTTGTTGCCATCACCACTCTCACAGGGGCTAGGGCACAAGCTACCGATACCACACGACATGCAAAACAGCTGGTTTACCAGATCAATATTCTGAGTGAAATTGACCCTGCTGCATGGCGCATGGTGCAAAGTGGATTTAGGGAGGCTGAAGAGCTGCACGCCAAGCTGGTGCTCATTCGAATGAATACATATGGTGGAATGCTCAACTCGGCCGACTCCATCCGAACCAAAATTCTGAACAGTCCCATCCCCGTGTGGGTGTTCATCGATAACCAGGCAGCCTCAGCTGGAGCACTCATCTCCATTGCTGCGAGCAGAATATACATGCGCAAGGGAGCAAGCATTGGTGCTGCCACTGTGGTAAACCAAACGGGAGAAGCACTCCCCGACAAGTATCAATCGTTTATGCGCGCTATGATGCGCGCCACGGCCGAATCGCACGGCAAGGACACCCTAATCTCCGGTAAGGATACCACCTTCCTTTGGCATCGCGACCCGCTGATTGCAGAGGCCATGGTGGACCCACGAACGGTAATCCCCGGCATTATCGATTCCACCAAGGTGCTTACCTTTACAACGTTGGAGGCCATAAAGAACCACTACTGCGAGGGCGAGGCTGAGTCGGTAAGCGAGGTGCTAGCCATGGGTGGTGTTACCAACTACGAAATTCACGAGCAGCGTATCACCGGGCTGGACAGCATTATGGGCTGGCTGCTGAACCCGGTTGTGCAAGGCATTCTTATCATCCTCATCTTTGCCGGCATCTACTTCGAGCTGCAAACGCCAGGCATTGGCTTTCCCATTATTCTGGCCATTATTGCGGCAGCAGTTTACTTTGCCCCGCTCTACCTCGATGGACTTGCCGAAAACT encodes the following:
- the corA gene encoding magnesium/cobalt transporter CorA, whose amino-acid sequence is MIAIYYKALKKIILEADVKVFDEIDPEEILWIDLINPSLKEKKALESFLGTNLTSRQKAEEIESSSRYSETENLVIANSNFLIQEEDTFTYEPVSFILKDGILVSMRNAELRVFDESTRKFQINYKAYPSGFHILVALLETRIDLDADMVESIAREISQVSKRLSLNTDIDEEIILTINQLQENTMVIRENIIDKQRVLSGIMKSERFPSDIYPKLSIMLKDVSSLINHTDFSFERLEYLQNTFLGLINIEQNKIIKIFTVASVVFMPPTLIASVYGMNFKTIPELQWTAGYPFAIGLMIFSSLLTLYLFRRRKWL
- a CDS encoding NfeD family protein; amino-acid sequence: MKTLLHLTFSLLVAITTLTGARAQATDTTRHAKQLVYQINILSEIDPAAWRMVQSGFREAEELHAKLVLIRMNTYGGMLNSADSIRTKILNSPIPVWVFIDNQAASAGALISIAASRIYMRKGASIGAATVVNQTGEALPDKYQSFMRAMMRATAESHGKDTLISGKDTTFLWHRDPLIAEAMVDPRTVIPGIIDSTKVLTFTTLEAIKNHYCEGEAESVSEVLAMGGVTNYEIHEQRITGLDSIMGWLLNPVVQGILIILIFAGIYFELQTPGIGFPIILAIIAAAVYFAPLYLDGLAENWEIILFLVGLVLIAIEVFAIPGFGIVGITGIVLTFLGLTLSMIDNNLFKQQGPIPAGPIVQPVVIVSVSMFLSLVMVLFLSKNLFGNKRSPLYRLALHARLTEQEGFVGVDLSQKDMVGKTGVAVSVLRPSGKVEIDGEVYDAVSTDGFTPKGETVVVKKNLAGQLYVTKP